CAAAACATACTTCATCGTGTCCGAATTCCCCACATATTTGGAAAAACCTTTTTGATCATCATTCGCCCGGAAGACAAATGGTAATTCTAATAACGGATTTTCGTCGTCCCAGATACCAAGTCCAGCGCTCTTTGCTTCCTTAACTGCATTTTGATAGGCTGGATAAACCTCCTCGTCGAATGGCGCAATAAAATAGGTTACGGCATATCCTTGACGCACCATTTCCACGTTAATATTGACACCGTCTTCCTTACGAATTATTTCCGCCAGTAATCTGCCATATTGATCAGTTGGCTCTTCACCAATTTTAACCCACACTTTATCACCAGGTTGAAGCAATTCATTCATATATGCCTTTGCCTCTTCACCTAATGCTTTCTGATTTTGATTAATTTCATCCCGGGTCGGGTCATCATTATGTGCTGTATAGGTTTCCGGAGTATCGATATTTAGGAAACGCACCTTAGTACCTCCAAGTACAGGTGATTCCAAATGAATCGTATCGCCATCTGTTACATGATCAACAGTAGATTCATATACTCCTGCAGCAGAAGGTGGTTCAGGCTGCTCCTTTGCTAATTTAATATCAGCCTGTTCTGTAGGAATAAGCTGATAAGCATCATACTGACTAACGATTGCGGTGATATCATACCACTTGTCTGACTCAATTTTTGTAAGATCAAGAGAACCTTCCATCACTCTCAATGTCGTGCCATTAAAGTCTGCATCAACTACTGATATATTATAACCGCCACCGGCAGGAGATGTAGGAATATTATTAATAAACCCTGTAAGGTGAACCAGCTCCCCTTCATACGCTTCCGCTACTGCCTGATCCTGTAGATCTGCCAGGCTAATTTCCTGCGCTGCGGGTAAGGGCTGCCCTTGCTCCAACACCTCAATCGAACTTGGAACGACCTCTTTTAAACCATTGTAAGTGTCTAACTCACCAGTTACTTTTATCTTATCCCCTTTTGCCACATCTGGGATGGACCCCTTTTCAAATGCAAACACATTGATGCCGCCAGTTTCGTCTTGTATGTAGGTAGTAAATTGGGCACCATTACTTATTGCAGTACTATCAACTGTTACGATCCCTTCCACGATAACAGCAGTTCCGTCATTTAAATCCCGTGCTCCATCAATGGTATACTTTTCTGCATCCGGGTCTGGTTCATCCGGTGGATCTTCCTGGTCCACCCCATCCATTGTATGTGAACCAAGATACGCAAATGTATCTGCTCCATATTCTGTCCACTCTGTGTCGTCATATGCTTCATTTGGTTTGGTTATGGATGGCTTTCTTACTTGTGTAACATCTTTGGCAAAGTCACTGTCTGTTCCGACTTCACCAAACACATCAAGTGTTGCATTGCCTTTTTTTAAAACAACCACATCATCACCATTAAAATTAACGACAGATGAATCTTGTAAGTCTGCTTCAGCCAGTATGGCGGGATCGGCGTTTTTATGCGCTATGACAAATACCTCACCATGCTGCAATGTTCCTGAAAGCGTTACGGATTGACTAGCCTCAGCGGCGCCATTACTGTATAACTCTACCTGATAGTTTGATAGATCTATCTCCGTACCCGTTCCATTATAAATTTCAATTGCTTTATTATATGAACTTCCTTCCACGTACTCAGAAATAAACAGATCCTCTGCTGCTATTTCGTTACTTTCAGCCGATACAGGAGATGCTAAAATTGCAGTATAATTCATAAAAACAAGTGTAAAAATAAGAAATAGATTAAACATCTTCTTAACAGTCGAATTCTTCATCAGTACCCTCCAATTAAATAATATTTGTACCATATCCCGCTAAAATACGAGCACGGCACACTATTAATATGGCATATTTAATAGAAGGATACAATTTAATTTTTGTGAATTTATAGTTAATTATTACTAGATTGGAGTATATTTTAAAAAAACAGTTAATAAGTCCTAAGCGAGTAATATCTGAAGTTGTATGAGGTAGTGATTAGTTAATGATGGCGATATATATGGTTTTGGTTTCGATGGCCTATCATTTCATAAAGCGCCTTATGTCTATCCAATTTAACAAACTTATAGCCATTTCCTGTTTCCACCATAAAGTTATCCAGTTTTCTATCTAAGCTTTCAATTTTTGATTCAAATTCGTTCATCCTTGATTTGAAGTTGTTCAGTTTTCCTTCAAATGATTCAAGTTTCTTTTCAAATCCGTCCTGCTCTTTCCTTAAACCTTCTAAGGATCTTAATATAGCATCTAATTTTGCTTCCACCTCGTAAATACCCCCTTAATTTACAATTATAAACCATGAAATTTCAAAATACTAGTTACAAAATTCAATTAATTGGGTTTTCCTTCCATCAGGTTCTCTTTATTAAGATATGATGTTTTTTATAAAAGAGTACAATATGTTCACCAAAAAGTGGGGCTCAAGCGTTCATTATGCTTGGGTCTTTTCTTTTGCAAGTAAACAAATAGATATACCTTTAGAAATTTCTATCTCCTGATAAGGGATGAAACCAAATTGTTTATACAACCTTATTGCTGGAACATTTTTTGAACCGGTGCTAACGGTATAGCGATCTATGATGCTGTATTTATATTTATTCATTATATATTTTAACAAACTATTGGCAGTGCCCATTCGGAAACAATCAGGGTGGACAACAAGTCTGCAAATATCCAGTTCATTACCTGAGACCTGATAAGAAATGAATCCGGCTAGTTTCCCGCTGCGATTATAACCAATAAATGTTTCCTTACTGGCCATAATCGATTCCACTGTATCGTTTAATTGCGGTATTCCATCAAACCCGATCAGCTCAGCTTCTATTTTATAAGCAAGTAGTTGTATGTTTAAAATATCCTGTGCCACAAGT
This Virgibacillus phasianinus DNA region includes the following protein-coding sequences:
- a CDS encoding GNAT family N-acetyltransferase: MCEKLNACNQLVAQDILNIQLLAYKIEAELIGFDGIPQLNDTVESIMASKETFIGYNRSGKLAGFISYQVSGNELDICRLVVHPDCFRMGTANSLLKYIMNKYKYSIIDRYTVSTGSKNVPAIRLYKQFGFIPYQEIEISKGISICLLAKEKTQA